The Erythrolamprus reginae isolate rEryReg1 chromosome 3, rEryReg1.hap1, whole genome shotgun sequence genome contains a region encoding:
- the LOC139163549 gene encoding kunitz-type serine protease inhibitor 4-like isoform X2: protein MSSGGLLLLLGLLTLWAELTPISGNGRPGLCYLPPVTGPCKAKMPRFYYNSTSNQCQGFIYGGCGGNANNFKTKKACHFTCVEKPGVCRKAPPGTITICPVRCGSDWECKGKQKCCPYGCMIDCMDPI, encoded by the exons ATGTCTTCTGGAGGCCTTCTTCTCCTGCTGGGACTCCTCACCCTCTGGGCAGAGCTGACCCCCATCTCCGGCAACGGCCGGCCAG GGCTTTGCTATCTTCCTCCTGTGACTGGACCATGTAAAGCCAAAATGCCTCGCTTCTACTACAACTCAACTTCAAATCAATGCCAAGGGTTTATTTATGGTGGTTGTGGAGGCAATGCCAACAATTTTAAGACCAAAAAGGCATGCCACTTCACCTGTGTTG AAAAGCCTGGTGTGTGTCGCAAGGCCCCTCCAGGCACGATCACTATTTGTCCTGTGAGGTGTGGAAGTGACTGGGAGTGCAAGGGGAAACAAAAGTGTTGCCCTTATGGTTGCATGATTGACTGCATGGACCCAATTTAA
- the LOC139163552 gene encoding kunitz/BPTI-like toxin, translated as MSSGGLLLLLGLLALWAELTPVYGDGRPEFCYFPSETGPCRGKMPRFYYNSTSNQCQMFIYGGCGGNANNFETKKACHFTCVEKPGVCRKAPPGTITICPARCGSDWECKGKKKCCPYGCMIDCMDPI; from the exons ATGTCTTCTGGAGGCCTTCTTCTCCTGCTGGGACTCCTCGCCCTCTGGGCAGAGCTGACCCCCGTCTACGGCGACGGCCGACCAG AGTTTTGTTATTTTCCTTCTGAGACTGGACCATGTAGAGGCAAAATGCCTCGCTTCTACTACAACTCAACTTCAAATCAATGCCAAATGTTTATTTACGGTGGTTGTGGAGGCAATGCCAACAATTTTGAGACCAAAAAGGCATGCCACTTCACCTGTGTTG AAAAGCCTGGTGTGTGTCGCAAGGCCCCTCCAGGCACGATCACTATTTGTCCTGCGAGGTGTGGAAGTGACTGGgagtgcaaggggaaaaaaaagtgtTGCCCTTATGGTTGCATGATCGACTGCATGGACCCAATTTAA